Part of the Henckelia pumila isolate YLH828 chromosome 2, ASM3356847v2, whole genome shotgun sequence genome is shown below.
TAGAGGGACAGACCTATAAATTCAATCAAGGGACCAATTTAGCATTTTTAGCAAGATTACGGTAACAGAATAGATTTATTTTCACCCCGCCGGGTGCATCAACTCGTAACATGACCAGACAAGAGTCTGGTGAGAGAGATTAATAAGTCAGAGGATTGAAGACTGAAGAGAGAGGGAGAGAGAGAGTACTTGGCATCCAAAACTGCAAAATTGGGACCGAGTTGTTTGAGGCTTTTGGTGAGATACTCAACATGGCTGTCGCGTCGAATCTCAAAGCTGttgaattcaaaaaaaaaaaaaaaaaaaaagaatgatacATGCAGAATCAGAGAACTGAAAAAGTAAGGAAATTTCGAGAAGCGAACATGATCGATACGGCGTTCGAGCAAAATAAACCCTAGCAGTAAACAGCAGAGAGTAGCAGGGAGCTAACTTTACTGATTGAGCGTGGGCCGGAAGGTTGCAGACCAGATTGTAAATCCGAAAAACTTGATCCTGTACCATCCACTGCTCTTCCTGTGTTTTGGTAGCCACCGTATTCTCCATCGGCGACGCCGTCGACTCCGATGACTGCTGTTAATCACGGCGGCGGGACCCTTTTCCAAGTTGTAGATGCTTTTCTATTTTCCTTTTAACTGTAATGTAATAATCGTTGGGGGTCTACTTGAATACGACGAGAACTGttatcaaatcaaaataaaaactaaaaaaatcttTTCCGAGAAGATTGAATGAATTAGTTGTTAGTCAAATTTAATCGACCTAATAAAAAatcgaattaaaatttaattatttctcGTAACTATAAATctaattaaacttaaaagtaTATCCACAATAACAATATACCCATTTTTTGAATTCAACTTCCCATACTTTAATATATTGACATTTTACTTTTTTAtatgttatattttatttatgagaaatgttatttacactccaaaaatTGCTAATAGCACTCCAtcttattaaataatatattattagaaATGATTACCTTTATAATATCTtttcttatataataaaatcttGTTCTATCTTAAAAAACATCAAATACAATACTTTTATATGTCAACgacttaaattttaatatttttaaaagtttttcataatattttatcatatataaataaaataacgaaaatattttattttgatcataAAATATTTACAATTTATCTCAAATATTAGTATGATGATACAAAATATGAGAATTTTTTTTCacgaaatatattataaaatggtggatgtaaaaaattttgatttaccaaaattttatttaaatttgatataatataCAAAGTATCTTAACATATAAGATAAAATTAAGATTTCtatgttattatatattttttattttgtaatataTCCTTTGATTAACAACTTGATTTTATAGCATAAAGATatgatttgaattttatttaccTTATGTAGATAAATACtaaatattaatatatgtttatgtttatttttttattttgtacaattttaaatacaaaaatatattaACTGAATATGACAGAAGATATTatgcttaattaaaattttaattcttaagatataataaaaaaattataaagatatgtaataaaaattaaaaaataaaaacggaACATCATTTGATAtggaaatttgatttaaaaaaatataatttagcacaaaataaaaataacaattagttttaaattttttaatatttatttttgtgtttaatGATTAACAAATTTAACCATACGTTTTTTTTGAGTAATTAACATATTTTAGGAATTTCTCATTGAAAAATCATTAATGAatttacttaaaataaaaacaatcatTTAGAGGGTGTAATTGtcaatttttgtaaaaatattaaacatgAAGTGAAATTAACAAAAGATgagtgtaaataacactcccctttTTTTATACGTATAGTAGAGATGAGTGTAATATATTGATGACAAATGATAATTTACAAGAAAATGAATACAAACACTCAGTTTCGTTTGgacatatatttataaaatattttataaatgtttaaaagttattttaaaaataaatatgtgtttaaacaattattatataaatttttttaacattttaaaaataatattaattatatttgtcTTTCATAGTTTCGTTCTAAAAACATATTGACTCATATCAATTGAGAGGCCCATGAACACTTGACCCGCAAACAATTCGGCCCACGCAAGCGAGTCCGTGACCGTAACACTATGCTTGGGTGTTGAGAAATGAGGTTTGAAATTATACCTGGAAAAATGGGATTTGAAATTCtataaatttgaaattctatTTGGTATTGGATATGATATgatagagttttgctatgcaGCCTACCAACTATGTGCCCATCattacaagtcaactcatctattataCGGGTTAACTCATGATTTGTACATGGTAGGCACGGAAGTGGGCATGGTTGGTGAACAACATAACAAAACTCTGATATGATATTCAAAATTGGTATTTAGAGATCCGTTTATTTGTTTGGAGAAAGaagcatttgaatttgaatttggaattttaatttttaataaagatCTAACTCCTTTATGATCTTTTGtatgaataatttttatatattatttacatttttttgACCAAATATATTATTTACATTATTAAAAATCTCCAGAATTAAAATTAATCTTGTCCTATTTTTCTTCATTTAAtttaaactatatatataagctacaaaaaatcttatataattaattaattgttagtgaaaaaaataaaatattaaaataaaagaatCAAACATAAGctctaataaaaatttaaatttaaattatatgaaACAACCtatatcaaaattaaatatgctATGTGGAAAttggaaaataaataaaattcagtCCTGAATCCTATCACTTACTAAATTTATAAGCAGAAAATCAAGTTATTATTACCAAAATCACAATATCGTTCCATTTCCTCGTAAGAAGAACTGTACATTTTTCATGACAGCCAATCGAGACGATCATCACGTGACAGTTGGATTTGACACCAAGTTTCgagaaaaaaaatctaaaaaaaaatcagcTGCACTTGTATTTGCCATCAAACTATTAATCTGATCTTGTTTTGTACCACCTCAATTTGTGAGGGGTTTTACATCTGTGCAAATGCTGCTGCTAAATTGAAGCAGAGAACAATTGGCTGGTTGTGTTCTTTTGTTCAGGCACTTTAGATCTCCttttgatatttattttttctctgATTCACATACATAACTTGATCCCATGAAACTATTTCGGGACATTGTCAAATGGATACTAAAAAAAGGTAACAAATATAAAACATCTTAATCCCGCAGAAACACAGTTTTCTTTCTGGCTCTCATTCTAAGCTCCATTTCCCAGTTACTCATCCGCAAGCAACATTACATTCATTCATTTCGCGAAATGCAAAATATTTTCGCATCAGCATCGAATTCCAGAGTGAACACAAGACCTTATTAGGTCGCGTCTCCCCCGTCTCTCAAAAACTGCAAGTCCTTCATTTGCAGCTGCACAGCTTCTTTTGGCAATGGCTTATTCTTCTCCGGAATCTTGATTTCGTCGGTTCCTTCCGCGAGTCTCGTCGCCTTCTCTCTCACGATTCTATCCATCTCTCGCTGTCCGATGGTGGGGAACACAGCATTGAGCATCACAGATAGATCCGctacgtcttcttcttcttcgataGGATCTCCCCCGAAGCAACAGACATAAATGGCTTCAAGAGCTTTCTCTACTCGATATTCCATAGGAATTGTTGGCGAAAGGGAGCCTGACTTCGCTCTCCTCTGAAGAGGAACACAACCAACAATCAATCCCTTAAAGAGTATCTAACTTTATGGGGCCAAAGATTCAAACTACTTTGCATCTAAACTAAGTATGAATTGCTCCATCTTACAAGATGGGGCCAAAGATTCAAACTACatataatgattttaattgtcaTGTCCGTTTGGGCAGTTGAAACAAGAGATTCAAACTAATCAAATGACAACATGATATGATAATACTAATTACCTCTCTTGCTTCATTCATCATAGCAATGAAATTTTCCTCTTCGAATTCGATATCCTCGGAAATCCGTAGCCTGGCCACGCCTTCCAGTATTTCTTCAGATTTGAGCAAACCTGCACCAACAGCAGCTAGCCAGCAGCACATCAATACATTCAGAGGCTCCCCTGTCTAAGCCAATCCCACGTCAATTTCCTCCATTAATTTTTACACCACAAAATCAAAgtgagaaaaaaaaacaaattacctTCCCGTGTCGATCCTGGAAGTCATAGAAAGCTCTAGAATCATTCACCGAACACTTCTTCCCCACTCTCCTTCTGAACTCCGCGAAATCGATGAGATCTCCTCCCACACCTCCTTCGTCACTGATTATTCTGGCGAATAGCCCAACCACCGGAAGTGCTCCGATCAATTTGCTGGCGAAGCCCGAAATGGATGCCGATTCCTCCATGTAGGCGCGAACGAGGAATAAACCGCCATTGGGTTTCGAGGATTTGCGTCCGGCGCGCGGAGCTCTGCAGAGGCGGCGCAGATAGAGAAGAGATGGGGAAAGGGGCTTGCAGGATATGGTGTAGATTCGATTGGATGAAGAATTGGAGAGCGTCGCCATTGTTGGATTTTGCTGCGGTTGAATTCTAGCCATTCGTTTTCTATGGGATTGCTTTTGCTTTGCTCACAGTAGTATCGCCGGACTTTGAACTcgatgatatatataatatttttgttgtagcttgtaaGATAGTTTTTATATCTCAATTAAATTAAAGCTATGAAAtacaacataaaataaattaaaaagaaatgTAAGATTGCCTTTGGACAAGGAACCACATCGCTCCAAATATTaagaaaattttaagtttcgAATTAGTTCTATTTTGAAAtcgaatttgatttgaatatcgaaaattttaattttttttttccggaaCTCAAGTATCAATCCAGATCGACTAGCAAAGAAGACACCGTCGCCTAAGTTGTTGTTCCGGAGTCTCGACTCTCGACCTCTTTTTTCGTTAATCGATagccattttattttttttaacgaTGTGGGAACTCGCAGGCTGCAACCGTTGCATTTCGGTGTGCATAAGATAAACCTTCAGACTAACGCTGCAAACTAGTCAAGTAAATCGCACTGGACAAATCCTGTACATGCTAGTCCAAGAAAGCGTTGATAAGAGGAATCGAACTCCTGATTTCTGATCAAGAGCTCActtactccaccaacttggatACTCATTCGAGGACAATCAATATCAATTTTTGGCACGCAAACAAGTGCATCTATGTTAAATATGATGTAAAATGTAACTATGta
Proteins encoded:
- the LOC140884396 gene encoding photosystem I assembly factor PSA3, chloroplastic; its protein translation is MARIQPQQNPTMATLSNSSSNRIYTISCKPLSPSLLYLRRLCRAPRAGRKSSKPNGGLFLVRAYMEESASISGFASKLIGALPVVGLFARIISDEGGVGGDLIDFAEFRRRVGKKCSVNDSRAFYDFQDRHGKTGEPLNVLMCCWLAAVGAGLLKSEEILEGVARLRISEDIEFEEENFIAMMNEARERRAKSGSLSPTIPMEYRVEKALEAIYVCCFGGDPIEEEEDVADLSVMLNAVFPTIGQREMDRIVREKATRLAEGTDEIKIPEKNKPLPKEAVQLQMKDLQFLRDGGDAT